The following coding sequences lie in one Caloenas nicobarica isolate bCalNic1 chromosome 17, bCalNic1.hap1, whole genome shotgun sequence genomic window:
- the LOC135995698 gene encoding C-C motif chemokine 4 homolog isoform X1 yields MKVSVAALTLLIAAFCYQTSSAPLGSDPPTSCCFSYTSRQLPRTFVVEYYETSSQCSQPGVVFVTKKGRQVCANPENDWVQEYMSDLELN; encoded by the exons ATGAAGGTCTCTGTGGCTGCCCTCACCCTTCTCATCGCCGCCTTCTGCTACCAGACCTCCTCTGCACCAC TTGGCTCTGACCCACCgacctcctgctgcttctcctacACCTCCCGGCAGCTGCCCCGCACCTTCGTGGTGGAATATTATGAGaccagcagccagtgctcccAGCCGGGTGTCGT GTTTGTCACGAAGAAGGGTCGCCAAGTCTGCGCCAACCCCGAGAACGACTGGGTCCAGGAGTACATGAGTGATCTGGAGCTGAACTGA
- the LOC135995698 gene encoding C-C motif chemokine 4 homolog isoform X2 — translation MKVSVAALTLLIAAFCYQTSSAPLGSDPPTSCCFSYTSRQLPRTFVVEYYETSSQCSQPGVKGRQVCANPENDWVQEYMSDLELN, via the exons ATGAAGGTCTCTGTGGCTGCCCTCACCCTTCTCATCGCCGCCTTCTGCTACCAGACCTCCTCTGCACCAC TTGGCTCTGACCCACCgacctcctgctgcttctcctacACCTCCCGGCAGCTGCCCCGCACCTTCGTGGTGGAATATTATGAGaccagcagccagtgctcccAGCCGGGTGTC AAGGGTCGCCAAGTCTGCGCCAACCCCGAGAACGACTGGGTCCAGGAGTACATGAGTGATCTGGAGCTGAACTGA